A genome region from bacterium includes the following:
- a CDS encoding TlpA family protein disulfide reductase encodes MLLARLVLAAVFLVAGTAKLADRAGSRQAMLDFGVPSGLAAPLGTLVPVAELITALALLPVGTARWGALGALVLLVLFTAAIALALARGTAPACRCFGQLSAAPVGPGTLVRNGILLAAAAFLTVGGWNDPGPSVVTLAGSLMTPGRLAAAGTAGALLCGGALVVLMLEMLRQQGRILLRLEAVEQLVAAGQMGPFAPAAAAPATAPAGLPVGAPAPPFSLKDLAGASKDLPGLLALGRPIVMMFVHPRCGPCEALMPQIAEWQRAADGVLTMPLISEGSLRENRAMAEKHGASSVLRQRRSEVGTAYRAFGTPSAVLVQADGTIASPVMSGAEAIRGLVDSALAAPSLPWEARLAAWGSSNGHTAPAAAAPPPAPGLRPGDEAPAFALPALDGTRVRLEDSQGVERLLVSWNPSCGFCRQLLEPLKAWEAKVPLSTLRMLVIARGDTGEMAAAGFRSTVVMDHDGSVSRAFGMTGTPMAVLVDARGRVASEVAVGADAILQIVQHR; translated from the coding sequence GTGCTTCTCGCGCGGCTCGTGCTGGCGGCCGTCTTTTTGGTCGCGGGCACGGCGAAGCTCGCCGACCGCGCCGGATCGAGGCAGGCGATGCTCGACTTCGGCGTCCCGTCCGGGCTGGCGGCGCCGCTCGGCACGCTGGTGCCGGTCGCCGAGCTCATCACCGCGCTTGCGCTGCTGCCGGTGGGAACGGCGCGATGGGGCGCGCTCGGGGCGCTCGTGCTCCTGGTGCTCTTCACGGCGGCAATTGCCCTTGCGCTCGCGCGCGGCACCGCGCCCGCGTGCCGCTGTTTCGGGCAGCTCTCGGCGGCGCCGGTGGGACCCGGGACGCTCGTCCGGAACGGCATCCTGCTCGCCGCGGCGGCCTTCCTCACGGTGGGCGGCTGGAACGACCCCGGACCGAGCGTCGTCACGTTGGCCGGCTCGCTGATGACCCCCGGACGGTTGGCCGCGGCCGGGACCGCGGGTGCCCTCCTCTGCGGCGGGGCGCTCGTGGTCCTCATGCTGGAGATGCTGCGTCAGCAGGGGCGCATCTTGCTGCGATTGGAAGCCGTCGAGCAGTTGGTGGCGGCAGGGCAGATGGGACCCTTTGCGCCCGCGGCCGCCGCGCCGGCCACAGCACCTGCCGGATTGCCGGTGGGTGCCCCGGCGCCGCCGTTCAGTCTTAAGGACCTGGCCGGCGCCTCCAAAGATTTGCCCGGCCTTCTCGCCTTGGGACGCCCGATCGTGATGATGTTCGTGCATCCCCGGTGCGGTCCGTGCGAGGCGCTGATGCCGCAGATCGCGGAGTGGCAGCGCGCGGCGGACGGCGTCTTGACGATGCCGCTCATCAGCGAGGGCAGCCTCCGAGAGAATCGGGCCATGGCGGAGAAGCACGGCGCGTCGAGCGTCCTGCGGCAGCGCCGGTCCGAGGTCGGGACCGCGTATCGGGCTTTTGGAACGCCGTCGGCGGTCCTCGTCCAAGCCGACGGGACGATCGCGAGTCCGGTGATGAGCGGAGCCGAGGCGATTCGCGGCCTGGTCGACAGCGCGCTGGCCGCCCCGTCGCTCCCGTGGGAGGCGCGCCTCGCGGCCTGGGGATCGTCGAACGGCCACACCGCCCCCGCCGCGGCGGCTCCACCTCCGGCGCCGGGTCTCCGGCCGGGTGATGAGGCGCCGGCGTTTGCGCTGCCCGCTCTCGACGGTACACGGGTCCGCCTCGAGGACAGCCAGGGTGTCGAGCGGCTCCTCGTCTCCTGGAACCCGTCGTGCGGGTTCTGCCGGCAACTGCTCGAGCCGCTCAAGGCATGGGAAGCGAAGGTCCCGCTTTCGACTCTGAGGATGCTCGTCATTGCGCGAGGCGACACCGGCGAAATGGCGGCGGCCGGGTTCCGGTCGACGGTGGTGATGGATCACGACGGCAGCGTGA